The following are encoded in a window of Narcine bancroftii isolate sNarBan1 chromosome 2, sNarBan1.hap1, whole genome shotgun sequence genomic DNA:
- the LOC138755020 gene encoding leucine-rich repeat and calponin homology domain-containing protein 1-like isoform X1, with protein sequence MAFLILWTCVFGQSIEWRLKRSLPEDLGEALNNGVMLCQLVNHLRPRTITIIHTPSPAVPQLSLAKCRRNVESFLEACRKLGVPQLDLCLPSDILLGRVCRLHRTVQEVLKRAEQDSGCLAHHFAGFATFYVCVMSLLYLVYCNVPVF encoded by the exons ATGGCATTTCTAATCCTATGGACCTGTGTTTTTGGTCAGAGTATCGAGTGGCGTTTGAAACGTTCCTTGCCTGAGGATCTGGGGGAGGCGCTGAATAACGGAGTGATGCTCTGCCAGCTGGTGAACCATCTCCGACCTCGCACTATCACCATTATACACACCCCCTCTCCTGCCGTG ccTCAGCTCAGTCTCGCCAAGTGCCGGAGGAATGTGGAGAGTTTTCTGGAAGCCTGCCGCAAGTTGGGAGTTCCTCAG CTCGACCTGTGCTTGCCGTCTGACATTCTGCTGGGCCGTGTGTGTCGGCTGCACCGGACGGTACAGGAGGTGTTGAAAAGGGCCGAGCAAGACTCCGGCTGCCTGGCCCACCATTTCGCCGGCTTCGCCACCTTCTACGTTTGTGTCATGTCGCTGCTTTACCTGGTGTATTGTAACGTGCCAGTGTTCTAG